A region of Saprospiraceae bacterium DNA encodes the following proteins:
- a CDS encoding ATP-binding cassette domain-containing protein, with protein MLATHQLRYRFHATKAEFTFPDITCEFGQAVLIFGPSGCGKSTFLHLLAGLLKPSSGNIIIGQKEIQSLSPKELDQFRAKHIGLVLQKPHFLNALNVLENLLLFQSLSGRRKDEKTIFDILETLDLADKMMQMPYALSQGEAQRLSLARAVMNQPKVILADEPSSSLDDIRTQNVAELLIDQAQKTGAALVVVSHDSRLKDLFNVKIQFS; from the coding sequence ATGTTAGCAACCCACCAACTTCGGTATCGGTTTCATGCCACAAAAGCTGAATTCACTTTTCCAGATATAACTTGTGAATTTGGTCAGGCTGTGTTGATTTTTGGACCATCGGGTTGCGGAAAATCTACTTTTCTTCACCTCCTTGCCGGCTTACTCAAGCCATCTTCCGGAAATATTATCATTGGCCAGAAAGAAATTCAATCTTTAAGCCCTAAAGAATTGGATCAGTTTCGGGCGAAACACATTGGTTTGGTTTTACAAAAACCTCACTTTTTAAATGCCTTAAATGTCCTTGAAAATCTACTGCTGTTTCAAAGTCTTTCTGGCAGACGAAAAGACGAAAAAACAATCTTTGATATTTTAGAGACTTTGGATCTGGCAGATAAAATGATGCAAATGCCGTACGCACTTTCCCAGGGAGAAGCGCAGCGACTCAGTTTGGCCAGAGCTGTCATGAATCAACCCAAAGTAATTCTTGCAGATGAACCCAGTTCTTCACTTGACGATATTCGAACTCAAAATGTAGCAGAACTTTTAATTGATCAGGCTCAAAAAACCGGAGCTGCATTAGTCGTAGTTAGTCATGATTCAAGGCTCAAAGATTTATTCAATGTAAAAATCCAGTTTTCATGA
- a CDS encoding ABC transporter permease, whose protein sequence is MNAFLLAWKNLKHRPLNTGFNLLLLILAGGLITLGLLVNSQFENHFNKNLGKTDLILAAKGSPLQSVLCNLFHIDFPTGNIPLSDCKVFLKENHPIIKSALPIALGDQYAGFRLVGTTDTYGHWTPIQFETGQWFDKDFHAVIGSEAAIKTGLKINDTFISGHGIQTENVNEHQHDEHQFKVCGILKPTGTITDQLILISISSYWALHHDEVAEDHSAHHHGPACLTNQDLINTEGEITSVLLEFKGTNIQSLNFGRSINENTEMMAASPAIELNRLYELTGTATELLSFVLIALVLISLLSLFISLWQAMEERKYEMALLRFAGASPSKIIRWTLSEAALLSFSGVTIGMILAHILLAIVNPLLKLEMKYGIRADVLFPGEWLIPIAACLLGILAALIPAVRAMKTDIHHTLSSE, encoded by the coding sequence ATGAATGCCTTTTTATTGGCGTGGAAGAATTTAAAACACCGGCCTTTAAACACCGGGTTCAACCTATTGCTTCTGATTTTGGCAGGCGGACTCATTACTTTAGGTTTGCTGGTCAATAGCCAATTCGAAAATCACTTCAATAAAAATTTAGGTAAAACGGATTTAATTTTAGCAGCAAAGGGGAGTCCTTTACAATCTGTACTCTGCAATTTATTTCACATTGATTTTCCAACGGGAAATATTCCTCTTTCAGATTGTAAGGTTTTTCTAAAGGAGAATCATCCCATCATCAAATCTGCTTTACCTATTGCTCTTGGCGATCAATACGCAGGATTCCGATTGGTAGGCACTACAGATACCTACGGGCATTGGACTCCAATTCAATTTGAAACAGGACAATGGTTCGACAAGGATTTTCATGCAGTTATAGGATCAGAAGCCGCGATAAAAACAGGATTGAAAATTAATGATACTTTTATTTCAGGTCATGGTATCCAAACCGAAAATGTCAATGAACATCAACACGATGAACATCAGTTCAAAGTTTGCGGAATTTTAAAACCTACCGGAACGATTACCGATCAACTCATCCTCATCTCTATTTCTTCTTATTGGGCTTTGCACCACGACGAGGTTGCAGAAGACCATTCTGCACATCACCACGGACCAGCTTGTCTGACAAATCAGGACCTCATAAACACTGAAGGTGAAATTACATCTGTCCTATTGGAATTTAAAGGAACGAATATTCAAAGTTTAAATTTTGGCAGAAGCATCAATGAAAATACAGAAATGATGGCAGCAAGTCCAGCCATCGAATTAAACAGATTGTATGAACTTACAGGCACAGCCACTGAATTATTATCCTTTGTTTTGATCGCCTTAGTTTTGATCTCTCTGTTAAGCCTTTTTATCAGCTTATGGCAAGCAATGGAGGAACGCAAATACGAAATGGCTTTGCTGAGATTTGCAGGAGCGAGCCCTTCTAAAATAATTCGATGGACACTTTCAGAAGCCGCGCTGCTTAGTTTTTCAGGTGTTACAATTGGAATGATCTTAGCACATATTTTGCTTGCTATTGTCAATCCACTACTCAAACTCGAAATGAAATATGGAATCCGTGCAGATGTCTTGTTTCCAGGTGAGTGGCTGATCCCGATTGCAGCTTGTTTATTGGGCATTTTGGCGGCATTGATTCCTGCCGTTCGTGCTATGAAAACAGATATACATCACACCTTAAGTTCTGAATAA
- a CDS encoding transposase, with amino-acid sequence MSDNLTTICTTMPALKMAIKLRAKQKMSELIFHSDGGGQYYAKSFLELTAKYEIRNSMCEYAWENGKAERINGIIKNNYLIHRDIKNYHQLTIEVDRSVQLYNLEKPHKELQRLSPVEFENLDITLQLQKTPRMKESFDANNKIYGVSNPIYFEQKTPQNLDVFSANNSSKKLHKTVNPI; translated from the coding sequence GTGTCGGATAATTTAACGACCATTTGTACCACAATGCCAGCCTTAAAAATGGCTATAAAGTTGCGAGCCAAACAAAAGATGAGCGAATTAATATTCCATTCCGATGGTGGTGGACAATACTATGCAAAATCCTTTTTAGAGCTTACCGCAAAATATGAAATCAGAAACAGTATGTGTGAATATGCTTGGGAAAATGGTAAAGCTGAAAGGATTAATGGAATCATAAAGAATAACTATTTGATACACAGGGATATTAAAAATTATCATCAATTGACTATAGAGGTTGACCGAAGTGTACAACTTTATAACTTAGAAAAACCTCATAAAGAGTTACAAAGATTAAGTCCTGTTGAATTTGAAAATTTGGATATAACTTTACAATTGCAAAAAACACCGAGGATGAAAGAGTCATTTGATGCAAATAACAAAATATATGGGGTATCGAACCCCATATATTTTGAGCAAAAAACACCTCAGAATCTTGATGTATTCTCTGCAAATAATTCGAGTAAAAAGTTACACAAAACGGTCAACCCTATTTAG
- a CDS encoding transposase yields MATIRRQFKMSIEQRMARHFSESFKRSKVLEIEQGRSKVSEICKEYEVSPTNVYKWMSKFGAAKSQIRMIVETNSDTKKIIELKQKVAELERVIGQKQILIDFQTKMIELAEEAYKIDIKKNILQHNLLLQTGAKAISILIK; encoded by the coding sequence ATGGCAACAATTAGAAGGCAATTTAAAATGAGCATTGAGCAGCGTATGGCGAGGCATTTTTCAGAAAGTTTCAAACGATCGAAGGTTCTCGAGATAGAGCAAGGCAGGAGCAAAGTCAGTGAAATTTGTAAGGAATACGAGGTTAGCCCTACCAATGTATACAAATGGATGAGTAAATTTGGTGCAGCTAAAAGCCAAATTCGCATGATTGTTGAAACAAATTCCGACACTAAAAAAATAATAGAACTTAAGCAAAAAGTTGCAGAATTGGAACGAGTAATTGGTCAAAAACAGATCCTAATTGACTTTCAAACTAAGATGATTGAATTAGCAGAAGAAGCATACAAGATTGATATTAAAAAAAATATTCTTCAGCACAATCTGCTACTTCAGACAGGAGCGAAAGCGATATCCATTCTCATTAAATAA
- a CDS encoding gliding motility-associated C-terminal domain-containing protein: protein MLDVIVTSPGFSNEALLYAYTLSSGLPQLIAKAYPIGINYSEIGPPCIGDIRGTGIPYVVITRESTLQAYSFNGNIAFQMEWSMNTKDTAGFNAISMFDFNDDGKQEIVYRDETSLYVIDGSSAIPKVITNFGCFSWTWSEYPIVGDIDDTGHAKLCVPCSFVEDGQLGKLIIFGPPDSLPGWAPARGIWNQYNYHALNINDDLTVPRVQKNNATYKNGKYNNFFVQESLLDSNGMYLKRAASLSGKIKCINYDPINDEYTVIFDIYNLSNASVKADSNLPVSFYKGDPATTGSLIDIYYTLKILESGDSLLNLEFKFSVSNLTDLFMVINTTRNGSGQFDPRHFLIAECDYTDNISRTLELPKVEKINAAICEGNGYQFYDTLVYDAGMYYHKINSVTGCDSIVYLLEVTTTDSIHINQTVTTCDTYTWNGQTYFQSGTFVHDTTNSFGCDSITTLNLVINTSNTINIPQTACDSFNWNGMTYDKSGTYPYQSINSAGCDSTITLELLINKSDNIDINHTACINYTWNGQSYSQSGTYKLDTLNRFGCDSAVTLNLTINSIINVNLVDAACDSYIWNGNTYTQSGSYQFKTINQQGCDSITTLQLTINSSNNSMTSLVTCDSFTWNGQAYDQSGIYQFKTQNTVGCDSTAILQLTLNKSNYSITETTSCDSFTWNGNAYDKSGSYQYHALNAAGCDSIATLNLVINNSDHLDIKETACDSFTWNGKTFNQNGIYQYQTVNILGCDSVINLNLIINKSSKADLALSACDSLNFLGNILKANGKYTFMLQNAVGCDSVINLSLSIRSEFYNNSVTNCDTFTWNLNGQSYNQSGIYYQKYVNSFGCDSIYKLDLTINKNYDELQQAVACKEYLWQINKILFKQSGDYIYPLKTIHGCDSILRLNLIINYDFEKTDTVITDSTYTWPVNHKSYPSSGIYQEQFTSGGGCDSIRYLFLIIKKNIGIYFPNVIRPGGPNAWFTIFDNGHTISSIETLTVYDRWGDLVWQKHGILPNELKSGWDGTFNGQSVLPGVYVWHAQLLLQDGSLRTERGDVSVIR, encoded by the coding sequence GTGCTTGATGTCATAGTGACTTCACCTGGTTTTAGTAATGAAGCACTCCTATATGCGTATACTTTATCTTCCGGCCTACCACAGCTTATAGCTAAAGCTTATCCTATTGGTATAAATTATTCTGAAATCGGGCCGCCATGTATTGGAGATATTAGGGGAACCGGCATTCCTTATGTTGTGATTACCAGGGAATCAACATTACAGGCATATTCTTTTAATGGCAATATTGCATTTCAAATGGAGTGGAGTATGAATACCAAGGATACAGCAGGTTTCAATGCAATATCTATGTTTGATTTCAATGATGATGGGAAACAAGAAATTGTATATCGGGATGAAACTTCACTTTATGTTATCGATGGTTCCTCAGCCATTCCAAAAGTAATTACTAATTTTGGTTGTTTTTCCTGGACCTGGAGTGAATATCCAATTGTGGGTGACATAGATGATACCGGTCATGCAAAGTTATGTGTTCCATGTTCCTTTGTAGAAGATGGTCAATTAGGCAAACTCATTATCTTTGGTCCTCCAGACTCGCTCCCAGGCTGGGCTCCCGCTAGAGGTATCTGGAATCAATATAATTACCATGCACTAAATATTAATGACGACCTAACTGTGCCACGTGTGCAAAAAAACAATGCCACCTATAAGAATGGAAAATACAATAACTTTTTTGTTCAGGAATCACTACTCGATAGCAATGGTATGTATCTAAAAAGAGCAGCAAGCCTCTCCGGAAAAATCAAATGCATCAATTATGATCCCATCAATGATGAATACACTGTGATTTTTGATATTTACAATCTCTCTAATGCTTCTGTTAAAGCGGACTCCAATCTGCCGGTTTCTTTTTATAAAGGTGATCCTGCAACGACTGGTTCACTGATTGATATTTATTACACTTTAAAAATATTAGAAAGCGGTGACAGCTTGTTGAATTTAGAATTTAAATTCTCTGTATCAAATCTAACCGATCTTTTTATGGTGATCAATACGACGAGGAATGGATCAGGACAATTTGATCCTAGACATTTTTTAATTGCGGAATGTGATTATACGGACAATATATCACGTACACTTGAATTGCCAAAGGTTGAGAAAATAAATGCAGCAATCTGTGAAGGCAACGGATATCAGTTTTACGATACCCTAGTATATGATGCAGGAATGTATTACCACAAAATAAATTCGGTAACAGGATGTGACAGCATCGTATATCTGCTGGAAGTAACAACCACGGATAGCATTCATATAAACCAAACTGTGACTACCTGTGATACCTACACCTGGAATGGGCAAACGTATTTCCAATCGGGTACCTTTGTACACGACACTACCAACAGCTTCGGTTGTGACAGTATTACAACATTGAATCTCGTCATCAACACTTCAAATACGATAAATATACCACAAACGGCATGTGACAGCTTTAACTGGAATGGAATGACGTATGATAAAAGCGGAACGTATCCCTATCAGTCCATAAATAGTGCAGGCTGCGATAGCACAATAACACTCGAACTCCTCATCAACAAATCGGATAATATTGATATTAATCATACAGCTTGTATTAATTATACCTGGAATGGACAATCGTACTCACAAAGTGGAACTTATAAATTGGACACTTTAAACAGATTTGGATGCGATAGTGCAGTTACCTTAAATCTAACTATCAATTCAATCATTAATGTAAATTTAGTAGATGCTGCCTGCGATAGTTATATCTGGAATGGCAATACCTATACACAAAGTGGTAGTTACCAATTTAAAACAATAAATCAGCAGGGCTGCGATAGCATTACCACATTGCAACTCACCATTAATAGTTCCAACAATTCAATGACGTCACTTGTCACTTGTGATAGTTTTACCTGGAACGGGCAAGCATACGACCAAAGTGGTATTTATCAGTTCAAAACACAAAATACTGTTGGATGTGATAGTACGGCAATACTACAACTTACTTTAAACAAATCAAATTATTCAATTACTGAGACTACAAGTTGCGATAGTTTTACCTGGAATGGAAATGCTTATGACAAGAGTGGTAGCTACCAGTATCACGCCTTGAATGCCGCTGGATGTGATAGTATCGCTACGCTTAACCTTGTTATCAATAATTCTGATCATTTAGATATCAAAGAAACTGCTTGTGATTCATTTACCTGGAATGGAAAAACATTTAACCAAAACGGAATCTATCAATACCAAACTGTAAATATATTGGGATGTGACAGTGTCATCAATTTGAATTTAATTATCAATAAGTCAAGTAAAGCAGATTTGGCATTATCCGCTTGTGATAGTTTGAATTTTCTCGGCAACATATTGAAGGCAAATGGAAAATATACATTTATGCTTCAAAATGCTGTGGGATGTGATTCTGTAATTAATCTAAGTCTGAGTATTAGGTCTGAATTTTATAATAATTCCGTTACAAACTGCGATACATTTACCTGGAATCTGAATGGACAATCCTACAATCAGTCTGGTATTTATTATCAAAAGTATGTCAATAGCTTCGGTTGTGATTCAATTTACAAACTCGATTTGACCATTAATAAAAACTACGATGAGTTACAACAAGCAGTCGCCTGTAAAGAATATTTATGGCAGATAAATAAAATATTATTCAAGCAATCAGGTGACTACATTTATCCATTAAAGACCATACATGGCTGTGATTCCATTCTAAGATTAAATCTAATAATAAATTACGATTTTGAGAAAACGGATACTGTTATCACTGATTCAACCTACACCTGGCCTGTAAATCATAAATCGTATCCAAGTTCTGGAATTTACCAGGAACAGTTTACCTCCGGCGGCGGCTGTGATTCCATTCGATATCTATTTCTCATCATAAAAAAGAATATAGGAATTTATTTTCCAAATGTCATTCGTCCCGGTGGACCAAACGCATGGTTTACTATTTTTGATAATGGTCATACCATTTCATCAATTGAAACTTTGACAGTTTATGACCGATGGGGAGATTTGGTTTGGCAAAAACATGGCATTCTCCCCAATGAACTTAAATCGGGATGGGATGGAACATTTAATGGGCAGAGTGTATTACCTGGTGTTTATGTATGGCATGCTCAACTTTTACTTCAGGATGGAAGTTTAAGAACGGAAAGAGGGGATGTTTCAGTAATTCGTTAA